The following DNA comes from Nocardioides panzhihuensis.
TTGGCCGATGAGGAGCTCCGATGCCCACACCCGCGATGCGTACGGCCAGGATGCTGGTGCTCACGTTCATGTCCATGTTGGTGGTTCTGGGGGTCGTCGTCGCCCTCAGCGTTCCCGAGGCCGACCTGACGCTGCCATCGGCGTACGTCATCGGCGGGCAGGTCGCGGCCGGGGTCGTGATCTTCGTGCTCTGCTCGACGATCGGGTTCCGGGCGGTGCCGATCACGCCGGGGACGGACTCCGACAAGGCGACGCGCGAGGGCCTGCAGCGACAGCAGACCTCGATGTTCCTGCGGCTCGTCCTCAGCGAGATCGTCGCGCTGGTCTCGCTCGCCCTGGCCTTCGTCCTGACCGAGGGCCAGCTGATGACGTACGTCATCGGCGGGCTCATCTCGCTGGCCCTGATGGCCTTCTTCGCCTACCCCTCGACCCGCAACATCCGCCGGGTGGAGGCCAGCCTCGACAGCGCGGGTGCGCGGTCGAGGCTGGCGGAGGCGTTCGGTGTGGGTGAAGGTCCGGCGAGCACCTACAACGTGCTCTAGACGTTCAGGTCGATCCCCTCGGCGGCGAGCGCCTCGCGGTAGGCCTCGACGTTGCGCATCTTCACGTTCTCGTAGCCCCGCACCATGTCCGGGAGCTCCGCCAGGCGGACGGTCCGGGCGTAGTTCTCGTCGGTCAGGTCCGCGGCGAGGTCGGTGACCAGCGCCGAGTAGTGCGCGAGCAGGGCGCGCTCGGTGCGGCGTACGTGGGCCTGACCGAACGGGTCGAGGATTGTGCCGCGAAGGAACTTCATGGTCGCCAGGAGGCGGAGCATGAAGTGCGAGCGCGGACCGAAGGTCATCTTGCGGCCCTTCAGGAGCGCCCCGAAGACCGGCGGGGAGAGCTTGAAGCTGATCTTGCCCTGGACCTCGGCACGGACACCGTCCAAGGCGGCCGGCGCAGTGAGCAGCCGGGCGACCTCGTACTCGTCCTTGTAGGCGGTGAGCTTGAACAGGTAGCGGGCGACCGCCTCGGAGAAGCGGGTCTCGGCGGTCACCGCACGCTCGGCGTTCCAGATCCGGTCGACGAGCTCGACGTAGCGGCGAGCGGTCTCCTGGTTCTGGAAGGCGACGAGCTTCGGGGCACGGAACTCGACGAGCCGGCGCACCTCACCGTCGAGCTTCGCGTCGTCAAGAGCCGGCACGACGATCTCCTCGACCGGCGCGGTGGACGTGCCGGTGACCTTGGCGAACTCGTCAGGCGCAGCCACGGAGGCACGGCCCCAGCGGAAGGCGGCCACGTTGGCGCTGACCGCGACACCGTTGATGCCGATGGCCTCCTCGATCGCCTCGGCCGGGATCGGGAGCGCACCGGCCTGGTAGGCGGCGCCGACCAGCAGGAAGTTGGCCGCGGCGGTGTTGCCGAAGAGCGTCTCCGCGGCGGTGAGCGCGTCGAAGGCGCGCAGCGAGGAGGTCGCGCCGTTCACGCGGGTGAGCAGCTCGTCGTCGGCCGGGTAGGAGATGTCCTTGTCGTAGACCATCGGCCCGGTCGGCGTCTTGCTGGTCGACACGACCGCTCGGGTGCGCTCCGGGTCGCCGTAGGCGAGGTTCTTGCCCTCGGCCAGGGTGAGGAGGTCGAAGCCGAGCAGCGCGTCCGCCGAACCCGGGGTGACCCGGTTGGAGGGGTCGATCGCACCCGGACCGAACCGCAGGTGAGCGGTCACCGGACCGGCCTTCTGGCTCATCCCGACCTGGTCGAGCGACTCCACGCCGAAGCCGGCACGCAGCGCCGCGGTTGCGAGCACCTGGTTGACGGTGACGATGCCGGTGCCGCCGATGCCGGCCATGAAGACGCCGTAGGTCCGCTCCAGGTCGGCGTAGCCGGGGTCCGCCACCTCGGGCGGCGCCGGCGTCGACTTCTTCGCCTTCTTGACCGTCGGGTCGGTCTCGACCGCCATGAACGAGGGGCACTCCCCTTCGACACAGGTGTAGTCGGTGTTGCACGAGGTCTGGTCGATGCGGGTCTTGCGGCCCAGCTCGGTCTCGACCGGCTGCACGGAGAGGCAGTTGGACTTCACGCCGCAGTCGCCGCAGCCCTCGCACACGGCCTCGTTGATCACGATCTTGGTGTTGCGGGCCTCGATGGTGCCGCGCTTGCGCTGGCGGCGCGCGTCGGCGGCGCAGTGCTGGTCGTAGATCAGCACGGTCACGCCCTCGATCTCGCGCAGCTCGTGCTGGGCGTCGTCGAGGCGGTCGCGGTGCCACAGGCGTACGCCTGCGGGGAAGCTGCTGCGGCGGTAGCGCTTCGGCTCGTCGGCGACCACGATGATCGCCTTGACGCCCTCGTTCATCAGCTTGTGGGTCAGCTGCGCCATCGTGACCTCACCCTGTCGCTTCTGGGCACCGGTCATCGCGACGACGTCGTTGTGCAGCAGCTTGTAGGTGATGTTGACGTCCGCCGCGACGCACGCCTGGATGGCCAGCTGCGCGGAGTGGAAGAAGGTGCCGTCACCGACGTTCTGGAAGGTGTGGCCGGCGTGGCTGTAGGGCGCCTGCCCGATCCACTGCGAGCCCTCGCCACCCATCTGGGTGATGCCGACGACCGCGCTGTCCTCACGCTGCGAGGCGGTCACCAGCGTGTGGCAGCCGATGCCGCCGCCACCGATCGAGCCCTCGGGCAGCGCGGTGGAGCGGTTGTGCGGGCAGCCCGAGCAGAAGTACGGGGTGCGCGAGGTCGAGAGCAGCGGCAGGTCGATCCGGGTCGGCCCGGCGGACTTCAGCTCGGCGCGGCCCTTCAGCGCACGACGCAGCGGCGCGAGCAGGCGGCCGGCGGTCAGCTCACCGTCCAGCGGCACCAGCGGGACCCCGGCACGGTCCTTCTTGCCGACGATGACGGGCGCGGACGGCTCGCCGTAGAGGATCTCGCGGATGCCCTGCTCGATGAAGGAGGTCTTGTCCTCGACGACGATGATCTCCTCGAGCCCGTCGGCGAACGTCGACACGATGGTCGGCTCGACCGGCCACATCATGCCCAGGCGCAGCACCCGGATGCCGGCGGCCATCAGGGCGTCGTGGTCGAGGCCGAGGTCCAGCAGGCCCTGTCGCATCGAGTCGTAGCACGAGCCGGCGGCGACGATGCCGACCTTGGCGTTCGGCGCCTTGACCTCGATCCGGTTGAGCCGGTTCTCGGCGGCGTACGCCTTCACGACGTTCATCCGGGGGCCGTAGAGCTTCGCCTCGGCGCCGACGATCCGGTCGGGGAAGAGCTCGATCTTGGTCGGCTCGTAGGTGTAGGGGACGCCCTGCCACTCGGTCTTCGGCATGACCGGGTCGATGACGCCGATCTCCGGGTTGACCACCCAGGCGCCGTCGGCGACGTCGGCGACGATCTTGAGCGCGACCACACAGCCGGAGGCGCGGGAGAGGGCGATGCCCTCCATCCCGTACTCCACGATCTCGGAGGCGTTGCGCGGAAAGAGCACGGGGATGCCGAGCGAGGCCAGGGTGCGCTCGCTGACCGCAGGCACCGTGGACGACTTCGCGGCCGGGTCGTCGCCGACCAGCATCAGCATGCCGCCGGCGGGGTGGGCGCCGTACATGTTGGCGTGTCGCATCGCGTCCAGCGCGCGGTCGACTCCGGGACCCTTGCCGTACCAGACCCCGGTCACGCCGTCGTAGCGCTCGGTGTCGAGCGTGACGGCCGACTGCGAGCCCCATACGGCGGTGGCGGCGAGCTCCTCGTTGAGACCGGGCACGACTGTGATGTCGGCGTCGGCCATCTCCTTCGGCAGCCCCAGGAGCAGCTGGTCGAGGCCGCCGAGCGGGCTGCCCGGGTAGCCGGAGATGAAGGTGCCGGTCCGCATGCCACGGCGCTGGTCCAGGGCGCGCTGCTCGACGAGCATCCGCGCGATCGCCTGGATTCCGGTCAGCAGCACGGGGCCGGCTCCGACGCGGTATCGGTCGGCCAGGTCGTACGCCTCGAACGAGGTCCCGGGCTCGAACACTGCGGTCATAAGGGTGACTCCTCAATCTGCCGGGCGGCACTGGTGGTCCGTCTGGAGTGTTTGCGGGACCGCCGGGTGAGGCAGTCCCGAGTGACCACACTGCATGGTGTGCGGGTGGTCTGAGTCACATCATCGGGGATGGAGTCGGCGTGATGCCAATCACGAGACGACTCCCCCGACTCACCAGGCGACGCTGAGGTACTGCGTCTCCAGGTACTCCTCCAGCCCGGCCCGCGCGCCCTCGCGCCCGATACCGCTCTGCTTCACCCCTCCGAACGGCGCCGACGGGTCGGAGACCAGACCGCGGTTGACCCCCACCATCCCGGCGTCGATCCGCTCGGCCACGTGCAGCGCCTCGCCCATCTCGCCGTAGACGTACGCCGCCAGGCCGAACTCGGTGTCGTTGACCGCGGCCAGCAGTTCCTCGGTCTCGTTCCAGACCACGATCGGGGCCACCGGCCCGAAGATCTCCTCGCGCAGCAGCGGCGAGTCCGCCGGTACGCCGGTCAGGACCGTCGGCGCGTAGAAGTAGCCCTCCGTGGTGGGGACCTCGGCGCGGTGGGCGATCACGGCCCCCGCGGCCACGGCGTCGTCGACGAGGCCGGTGACCGTGGCGTACGCCTTCTCGGAGATGAGCGGGCCGATGTCGCTGCCCTGCTCGGCGGGCCCGACCCGGAGCTTCTCCACGGCGGCGCCGAGCCGGGCGGTGAACTCCTCGACGACGTCGGCGTGCACGTAGAACCGGTTGGCGGCGGTGCAGGCCTGTCCCCCGTTGCGGAA
Coding sequences within:
- a CDS encoding indolepyruvate ferredoxin oxidoreductase family protein; the encoded protein is MTAVFEPGTSFEAYDLADRYRVGAGPVLLTGIQAIARMLVEQRALDQRRGMRTGTFISGYPGSPLGGLDQLLLGLPKEMADADITVVPGLNEELAATAVWGSQSAVTLDTERYDGVTGVWYGKGPGVDRALDAMRHANMYGAHPAGGMLMLVGDDPAAKSSTVPAVSERTLASLGIPVLFPRNASEIVEYGMEGIALSRASGCVVALKIVADVADGAWVVNPEIGVIDPVMPKTEWQGVPYTYEPTKIELFPDRIVGAEAKLYGPRMNVVKAYAAENRLNRIEVKAPNAKVGIVAAGSCYDSMRQGLLDLGLDHDALMAAGIRVLRLGMMWPVEPTIVSTFADGLEEIIVVEDKTSFIEQGIREILYGEPSAPVIVGKKDRAGVPLVPLDGELTAGRLLAPLRRALKGRAELKSAGPTRIDLPLLSTSRTPYFCSGCPHNRSTALPEGSIGGGGIGCHTLVTASQREDSAVVGITQMGGEGSQWIGQAPYSHAGHTFQNVGDGTFFHSAQLAIQACVAADVNITYKLLHNDVVAMTGAQKRQGEVTMAQLTHKLMNEGVKAIIVVADEPKRYRRSSFPAGVRLWHRDRLDDAQHELREIEGVTVLIYDQHCAADARRQRKRGTIEARNTKIVINEAVCEGCGDCGVKSNCLSVQPVETELGRKTRIDQTSCNTDYTCVEGECPSFMAVETDPTVKKAKKSTPAPPEVADPGYADLERTYGVFMAGIGGTGIVTVNQVLATAALRAGFGVESLDQVGMSQKAGPVTAHLRFGPGAIDPSNRVTPGSADALLGFDLLTLAEGKNLAYGDPERTRAVVSTSKTPTGPMVYDKDISYPADDELLTRVNGATSSLRAFDALTAAETLFGNTAAANFLLVGAAYQAGALPIPAEAIEEAIGINGVAVSANVAAFRWGRASVAAPDEFAKVTGTSTAPVEEIVVPALDDAKLDGEVRRLVEFRAPKLVAFQNQETARRYVELVDRIWNAERAVTAETRFSEAVARYLFKLTAYKDEYEVARLLTAPAALDGVRAEVQGKISFKLSPPVFGALLKGRKMTFGPRSHFMLRLLATMKFLRGTILDPFGQAHVRRTERALLAHYSALVTDLAADLTDENYARTVRLAELPDMVRGYENVKMRNVEAYREALAAEGIDLNV